A genomic segment from Polyangium mundeleinium encodes:
- a CDS encoding phytoene desaturase family protein, whose translation MTTNTAARVVVVGGGLAGLTAAAYAARASRRVTVLEKATELGGRAATHEKKGFSLNIGPHALYRGGEAEHVLAELGVETKGSPPPTSSGAYALHGGLLRALPTGPVSLLTSSLLPLVGKIEVARLLARLDSLDVASLAGTSFEAFLTAKVRTPEARDVIRALIRLSTYTSDLDRLAADAALEQFKIATTRGVIYLHDGWRTLVKGLADVARAAGAEIVASAKAVSVVREDGRVKAVRLADGAEIPADMVILAASPSLASSLLPDVPALAEWAAAAIPVTAACLDVALSRLPQPRNTFALGIDQPLYFSVHSASARLAPEGGAVIHVARYGAPDDPRAGERELEEVLEMLQPGAKHLVVERRYLPSITVAHDFPQAARGGARGRPGPAVPGAPGVFVAGDWVGPVGMLADVSLASGRAAAQAATRREAKGLGEVGRKGLDARA comes from the coding sequence ATGACGACGAACACGGCGGCTCGGGTGGTGGTGGTGGGCGGTGGACTCGCGGGGCTCACGGCGGCGGCGTATGCGGCGCGGGCGAGCCGGCGGGTGACGGTGCTGGAGAAGGCGACGGAGCTCGGGGGGCGCGCGGCGACGCATGAGAAGAAGGGATTTTCGCTGAACATCGGGCCTCATGCGCTCTACCGAGGGGGTGAGGCCGAGCATGTGCTCGCGGAGCTTGGCGTGGAGACGAAAGGGAGCCCGCCGCCGACCAGCAGCGGCGCTTATGCGCTCCACGGGGGCCTGCTCCGGGCTCTGCCGACGGGGCCTGTGTCGCTCTTGACGTCGTCGCTCTTGCCGCTCGTCGGGAAGATCGAGGTCGCGCGCTTGCTCGCGCGCCTTGATTCGCTCGATGTCGCGTCGCTCGCGGGGACGAGCTTCGAGGCGTTCCTCACGGCGAAGGTTCGTACGCCCGAGGCGCGGGATGTGATCCGCGCGCTCATCCGGCTCTCGACGTACACGTCGGATCTGGACCGGCTCGCGGCGGACGCGGCCCTCGAACAGTTCAAGATTGCGACGACGCGCGGCGTGATCTACCTGCACGACGGCTGGCGGACGCTGGTGAAAGGGCTCGCCGACGTTGCGCGAGCCGCGGGGGCCGAGATCGTCGCGAGCGCGAAGGCCGTGTCCGTCGTCCGGGAGGACGGGCGCGTGAAGGCGGTCCGCCTCGCGGACGGCGCGGAGATCCCCGCCGACATGGTGATCCTCGCTGCGAGCCCGTCGCTCGCGTCGTCGCTTTTGCCCGACGTCCCGGCCCTCGCGGAGTGGGCCGCGGCGGCGATCCCGGTCACGGCCGCGTGCCTCGACGTCGCACTCTCGCGCTTGCCGCAGCCGCGGAACACGTTCGCGCTCGGGATCGACCAGCCGCTTTATTTCTCGGTGCACTCGGCGTCCGCGCGGCTCGCACCCGAGGGCGGCGCCGTGATCCACGTGGCGCGGTACGGCGCGCCGGACGATCCGCGCGCGGGCGAGCGCGAGCTCGAAGAGGTGCTCGAGATGCTGCAACCGGGCGCGAAGCACCTCGTGGTCGAGCGGCGGTACTTGCCTTCGATCACGGTGGCGCACGATTTCCCGCAAGCGGCGCGCGGCGGCGCGCGTGGCCGGCCCGGTCCTGCGGTGCCGGGCGCGCCGGGGGTGTTCGTGGCCGGCGACTGGGTGGGGCCCGTGGGCATGCTCGCGGACGTGAGCCTCGCGAGCGGCAGGGCCGCAGCGCAGGCGGCGACGCGGCGGGAGGCGAAGGGGCTTGGCGAGGTGGGCAGAAAGGGCTTGGATGCGAGGGCGTGA